In one Balaenoptera acutorostrata chromosome 5, mBalAcu1.1, whole genome shotgun sequence genomic region, the following are encoded:
- the C1QTNF7 gene encoding complement C1q tumor necrosis factor-related protein 7 isoform X2, translating into MSAMPRKEPKMFVLLYVTSFAICASGQPRGNQFKGDSYSPRYICSIPGLPGPPGPPGANGSPGPHGRIGLPGRDGRDGRKGEKGEKGAAGLRGKTGPLGLAGEKGDQGETGKKGPMGPEGERGEVGPVGPPGPKGDRGEQGDPGLPGVCRCGSIVLKSAFSVGITTSYPEERLPIIFNKVLFNEGEHYNPATGKFICAFPGIYYFSYDITLANKHLAIGLVHNGQYRIKTFDANTGNHDVASGSTVVYLQPEDEVWLEIFFTDQNGLFSDPGWADSLFSGFLLYVDTDYLDSISEDDEF; encoded by the exons AGCCAAAGATGTTTGTCTTGCTCTATGTTACAAGTTTTGCCATTTGTGCGAGTGGACAACCTCGGGGTAATCAGTTCAAAGGAGACAGCTACTCCCCAAGATATATCTGTAGCATTCCTGGCTTACCTGGACCTCCAGGCCCCCCTGGAGCAAATGGCTCCCCTGGGCCCCATGGTCGGATCGGCCTTCCAGGACGAGATGGTAGAGACggcaggaaaggagagaaaggtgAAAAGGGGGCTGCAG GTTTGAGAGGTAAGACTGGACCACTGGGCCTTGCTGGAGAGAAAGGGGACCAAGGAGAGACTGGAAAGAAAGGACCCATGGGacctgagggagagagaggagaagtaGGTCCTGTTGGGCCTCCTGGACCAAAAGGAGACAGAGGAGAGCAAGGGGACCCAGGGCTGCCTGGTGTTTGTAGATGTGGAAGCATCGTGCTCAAATCTGCCTTTTCTGTTGGCATCACAACCAGCTACCCAGAAGAAAGGTTACCAATTATATTTAACAAGGTCCTCTTCAATGAGGGAGAGCACTACAACCCTGCAACAGGGAAGTTCATCTGTGCTTTCCCAGGGATCTATTACTTTTCTTATGATATCACATTGGCAAATAAGCATCTGGCAATTGGGCTGGTACACAATGGGCAGTACCGGATAAAGACCTTTGACGCCAACACAGGAAACCATGACGTGGCTTCAGGGTCCACAGTCGTCTATCTGCAGCCAGAAGATGAAGTCTGGCTGGAGATCTTCTTCACTGACCAGAATGGCCTCTTCTCAGACCCAGGTTGGGCAGACAGCTTGTTCTCTGGATTTCTTCTATATGTTGACACAGATTATCTAGATTCCATATCAGAAGATGACGAGTTCTGA
- the C1QTNF7 gene encoding complement C1q tumor necrosis factor-related protein 7 isoform X3 has translation MFVLLYVTSFAICASGQPRGNQFKGDSYSPRYICSIPGLPGPPGPPGANGSPGPHGRIGLPGRDGRDGRKGEKGEKGAAGLRGKTGPLGLAGEKGDQGETGKKGPMGPEGERGEVGPVGPPGPKGDRGEQGDPGLPGVCRCGSIVLKSAFSVGITTSYPEERLPIIFNKVLFNEGEHYNPATGKFICAFPGIYYFSYDITLANKHLAIGLVHNGQYRIKTFDANTGNHDVASGSTVVYLQPEDEVWLEIFFTDQNGLFSDPGWADSLFSGFLLYVDTDYLDSISEDDEF, from the exons ATGTTTGTCTTGCTCTATGTTACAAGTTTTGCCATTTGTGCGAGTGGACAACCTCGGGGTAATCAGTTCAAAGGAGACAGCTACTCCCCAAGATATATCTGTAGCATTCCTGGCTTACCTGGACCTCCAGGCCCCCCTGGAGCAAATGGCTCCCCTGGGCCCCATGGTCGGATCGGCCTTCCAGGACGAGATGGTAGAGACggcaggaaaggagagaaaggtgAAAAGGGGGCTGCAG GTTTGAGAGGTAAGACTGGACCACTGGGCCTTGCTGGAGAGAAAGGGGACCAAGGAGAGACTGGAAAGAAAGGACCCATGGGacctgagggagagagaggagaagtaGGTCCTGTTGGGCCTCCTGGACCAAAAGGAGACAGAGGAGAGCAAGGGGACCCAGGGCTGCCTGGTGTTTGTAGATGTGGAAGCATCGTGCTCAAATCTGCCTTTTCTGTTGGCATCACAACCAGCTACCCAGAAGAAAGGTTACCAATTATATTTAACAAGGTCCTCTTCAATGAGGGAGAGCACTACAACCCTGCAACAGGGAAGTTCATCTGTGCTTTCCCAGGGATCTATTACTTTTCTTATGATATCACATTGGCAAATAAGCATCTGGCAATTGGGCTGGTACACAATGGGCAGTACCGGATAAAGACCTTTGACGCCAACACAGGAAACCATGACGTGGCTTCAGGGTCCACAGTCGTCTATCTGCAGCCAGAAGATGAAGTCTGGCTGGAGATCTTCTTCACTGACCAGAATGGCCTCTTCTCAGACCCAGGTTGGGCAGACAGCTTGTTCTCTGGATTTCTTCTATATGTTGACACAGATTATCTAGATTCCATATCAGAAGATGACGAGTTCTGA
- the C1QTNF7 gene encoding complement C1q tumor necrosis factor-related protein 7 isoform X1, with product MKDPQSLVDLEFWSNPPSQSKAPLEGLVCLSDLLGFSERALIPEPKMFVLLYVTSFAICASGQPRGNQFKGDSYSPRYICSIPGLPGPPGPPGANGSPGPHGRIGLPGRDGRDGRKGEKGEKGAAGLRGKTGPLGLAGEKGDQGETGKKGPMGPEGERGEVGPVGPPGPKGDRGEQGDPGLPGVCRCGSIVLKSAFSVGITTSYPEERLPIIFNKVLFNEGEHYNPATGKFICAFPGIYYFSYDITLANKHLAIGLVHNGQYRIKTFDANTGNHDVASGSTVVYLQPEDEVWLEIFFTDQNGLFSDPGWADSLFSGFLLYVDTDYLDSISEDDEF from the exons ATGAAAGATCCTCAGTCTCTTGTGGATTTAGAGTTCTGGAGCAACCCACCATCCCAGAGCAAG gCACCTTTGGAAGGGCTGGTATGTTTATCAGATCTGCTGGGCTTTTCAGAACGTGCCTTAATCCCAG AGCCAAAGATGTTTGTCTTGCTCTATGTTACAAGTTTTGCCATTTGTGCGAGTGGACAACCTCGGGGTAATCAGTTCAAAGGAGACAGCTACTCCCCAAGATATATCTGTAGCATTCCTGGCTTACCTGGACCTCCAGGCCCCCCTGGAGCAAATGGCTCCCCTGGGCCCCATGGTCGGATCGGCCTTCCAGGACGAGATGGTAGAGACggcaggaaaggagagaaaggtgAAAAGGGGGCTGCAG GTTTGAGAGGTAAGACTGGACCACTGGGCCTTGCTGGAGAGAAAGGGGACCAAGGAGAGACTGGAAAGAAAGGACCCATGGGacctgagggagagagaggagaagtaGGTCCTGTTGGGCCTCCTGGACCAAAAGGAGACAGAGGAGAGCAAGGGGACCCAGGGCTGCCTGGTGTTTGTAGATGTGGAAGCATCGTGCTCAAATCTGCCTTTTCTGTTGGCATCACAACCAGCTACCCAGAAGAAAGGTTACCAATTATATTTAACAAGGTCCTCTTCAATGAGGGAGAGCACTACAACCCTGCAACAGGGAAGTTCATCTGTGCTTTCCCAGGGATCTATTACTTTTCTTATGATATCACATTGGCAAATAAGCATCTGGCAATTGGGCTGGTACACAATGGGCAGTACCGGATAAAGACCTTTGACGCCAACACAGGAAACCATGACGTGGCTTCAGGGTCCACAGTCGTCTATCTGCAGCCAGAAGATGAAGTCTGGCTGGAGATCTTCTTCACTGACCAGAATGGCCTCTTCTCAGACCCAGGTTGGGCAGACAGCTTGTTCTCTGGATTTCTTCTATATGTTGACACAGATTATCTAGATTCCATATCAGAAGATGACGAGTTCTGA